One Candidatus Anaeroferrophillus wilburensis DNA window includes the following coding sequences:
- a CDS encoding hydrogenase iron-sulfur subunit, translated as MSENFEPRIVAFLCHWCTYTGADLAGTTRQQYPSGIRVIHLMCSGAIDVVYVLKAILEGADGVMIGGCHPGDCHYQSGNFKARRRIALLREIMACLGMDADRVWLRWISASEGRLFVETVREFSGALEEQGANPLAQEWDI; from the coding sequence ATGTCGGAAAATTTTGAGCCGCGGATTGTCGCATTCTTATGCCACTGGTGCACCTATACCGGTGCCGATCTTGCCGGCACCACCCGGCAGCAGTATCCATCCGGGATCAGGGTGATTCACCTGATGTGTTCGGGAGCCATCGACGTTGTCTATGTTTTGAAAGCCATCCTGGAAGGTGCCGACGGGGTGATGATCGGCGGTTGTCATCCGGGTGACTGCCACTACCAGAGCGGCAACTTCAAGGCCCGGCGCCGCATAGCGCTCTTGCGGGAAATCATGGCCTGCCTGGGGATGGATGCCGACCGGGTCTGGCTACGGTGGATCAGCGCCAGCGAGGGGCGCCTGTTTGTCGAAACGGTGCGGGAATTCAGTGGCGCTCTGGAAGAGCAGGGGGCCAATCCTTTGGCCCAGGAATGGGATATCTAA
- a CDS encoding 4Fe-4S dicluster domain-containing protein: MSEGQKEFKIATGDRAILPEGTRLVPIYIMGKRYMVPETLTIQKATEYAGYQFIRACGCRGGICGACGTVYRILGDYHLHFGLACQTVVQENMYLTQVPFFPANRAVYNIEETSATAESIMKLYPEVMKCVACNTCTKACPMDIEVMEYVNAAMRGDLAKVARLSFDCIQCGLCSSRCPAQIQHFHLAQMCRRLYARYKVPQAEHLQNRVGEINEHKYDTLLLDLVGSDHDTLRKLYVDREMEPQDSVGWEPQDKTKL, translated from the coding sequence ATGAGTGAGGGACAAAAAGAATTCAAGATTGCAACCGGTGATCGGGCCATACTTCCTGAAGGTACCCGGCTGGTGCCCATCTACATTATGGGTAAACGGTACATGGTGCCGGAAACACTGACCATCCAGAAAGCGACGGAATATGCCGGTTATCAGTTTATCCGGGCCTGCGGCTGCCGGGGTGGCATCTGTGGTGCCTGCGGCACGGTCTACCGGATACTGGGAGATTATCATCTCCACTTTGGTCTGGCCTGTCAAACCGTGGTTCAGGAGAATATGTACCTGACCCAGGTGCCGTTTTTCCCCGCCAACCGGGCAGTCTACAATATTGAGGAAACTTCGGCAACAGCGGAATCAATCATGAAACTCTATCCGGAGGTGATGAAGTGCGTGGCCTGCAACACCTGCACCAAGGCCTGTCCGATGGATATCGAAGTGATGGAATACGTCAATGCTGCCATGCGCGGTGATCTGGCTAAGGTTGCCCGGCTTTCTTTTGACTGCATTCAGTGCGGCTTGTGTTCGTCCCGCTGTCCGGCCCAGATCCAGCACTTTCACCTGGCACAGATGTGCCGCCGGCTGTACGCCCGCTATAAAGTTCCCCAGGCGGAACATCTTCAGAACCGGGTAGGGGAGATTAATGAGCATAAGTATGATACCCTGCTTCTTGACCTGGTGGGCAGTGATCATGATACCTTGCGGAAACTGTATGTTGACCGGGAAATGGAACCCCAGGACAGTGTCGGCTGGGAACCCCAGGACAAAACAAAACTTTAG
- a CDS encoding 4Fe-4S dicluster domain-containing protein: MMKSTLIDLKSDNYNEEISGFLSRLLASGLVGSLLVPKKNTGGDNYVQALIKDPAMLADTDVTVPVMPVQSARIIANLAVREPGEVIGVVVKPCEVRAIVELVKFQQIIRSAIMIIAVDCLGTYEPKVYSAMVKAGHHPAADLRQKAAAGSFAPLDGYAFRSACDICEFPAPNPEVVDVVIGLWGVDTAKQLCLAVRDELADAFAAKDILAINGQEAPTRQECIDQLAKARTANRDVVLGEFGQRIGSLKGMQELLSTCIRCHNCMINCPICYCRECVFRSPTFEHTPDQYLSWAERKGAMRMPANTLMFHTTRLNHMVTSCIGCGLCDTACPSDIPVMSLFRTVGMRAQQAIEYLPGRSYDEPAPVTTYKEDELQDESGAR; this comes from the coding sequence GTGATGAAATCGACGCTTATCGACCTGAAAAGCGATAATTACAATGAAGAAATCAGCGGCTTTCTCAGCCGGTTGCTGGCAAGCGGCCTGGTGGGCAGCCTGTTGGTGCCGAAAAAGAACACCGGCGGCGACAACTATGTCCAGGCCCTGATCAAGGATCCGGCCATGCTGGCTGATACCGATGTGACGGTGCCGGTGATGCCGGTCCAGTCGGCAAGGATTATCGCTAACCTGGCGGTCCGGGAACCCGGTGAGGTGATCGGGGTGGTAGTCAAACCATGTGAAGTGCGGGCCATCGTCGAGCTGGTCAAGTTTCAGCAGATCATTCGTTCGGCAATCATGATTATTGCCGTCGACTGCCTGGGAACCTATGAGCCGAAGGTCTATTCGGCGATGGTCAAGGCAGGTCATCATCCGGCTGCTGATCTGCGGCAGAAAGCGGCGGCTGGTAGCTTTGCCCCTTTGGATGGCTATGCCTTCCGCAGTGCCTGTGATATCTGCGAGTTTCCGGCACCGAATCCGGAGGTTGTTGATGTGGTGATCGGTCTTTGGGGGGTGGATACGGCTAAACAGCTGTGTCTGGCAGTCCGGGATGAGTTGGCTGATGCCTTTGCGGCCAAAGACATTTTGGCAATCAATGGTCAGGAAGCGCCAACCCGTCAGGAATGTATCGACCAGCTTGCCAAGGCACGGACAGCCAACCGTGATGTTGTTCTGGGTGAGTTTGGTCAGCGTATCGGCTCCCTCAAGGGGATGCAGGAGCTGCTTTCCACCTGCATCCGATGTCACAACTGTATGATCAACTGTCCCATCTGCTATTGCCGTGAATGTGTTTTCCGTTCCCCTACCTTTGAGCATACCCCGGATCAATATCTGAGCTGGGCGGAGCGTAAGGGGGCCATGCGGATGCCGGCCAATACCCTGATGTTTCATACTACCCGCCTTAACCACATGGTCACCTCCTGCATCGGTTGTGGCCTTTGTGATACCGCCTGTCCCAGTGATATCCCGGTGATGTCGCTGTTCCGCACCGTGGGTATGCGGGCTCAGCAGGCAATCGAGTATCTCCCCGGCCGCAGCTATGATGAACCGGCGCCGGTAACCACCTATAAAGAAGATGAACTGCAGGATGAGTCCGGGGCCAGATAA